From a region of the Tenggerimyces flavus genome:
- a CDS encoding ABC transporter ATP-binding protein, producing the protein MKLTAPTQKPADTETAAAPLVDVRGLQMHFPITTGGLLPRKRGVIKAVDDVSFTIGRGETLGLVGESGSGKTTVGRCLLLMYKPTGGQVLFDGTDLSTLHGHGLHQFRKDAQVIFQDPFSSLDPRMNVEQILSEPFIIHKLAKRHERRAKVIELLDTVGMGAQLASRYPHELSGGQRQRIAIARALAINPPFIICDEPVSALDVSVQAQVLNLLEELQDKLGLTYLFIAHDLSVVRHIADRVAIMYLGHLVEIADRDEVFREPLHPYTKALMSAALIPDPIQEEQRQRIILTGEIPSPANKPKGCVFHQRCPIAIDACKEQMPPLREAKPGRFVACIRA; encoded by the coding sequence GTGAAGCTGACCGCCCCCACCCAGAAGCCCGCCGACACCGAGACCGCGGCGGCCCCGCTGGTCGACGTCCGCGGACTCCAGATGCACTTCCCGATCACGACCGGCGGCCTCCTCCCCCGCAAGCGCGGCGTGATCAAGGCCGTCGACGACGTCAGCTTCACGATCGGCCGCGGCGAGACGCTCGGCCTGGTCGGCGAGTCCGGCTCGGGCAAGACGACCGTGGGGCGCTGCCTGCTGCTGATGTACAAGCCGACGGGCGGCCAGGTCCTGTTCGACGGAACGGACCTCAGCACGCTGCACGGCCACGGGCTGCACCAGTTCCGCAAGGACGCGCAGGTCATCTTCCAGGACCCGTTCAGCTCGCTCGACCCGCGGATGAACGTCGAGCAGATCCTCAGCGAGCCGTTCATCATCCACAAGCTGGCCAAGCGGCACGAACGCCGCGCCAAGGTGATCGAGCTGCTCGACACGGTAGGCATGGGCGCGCAGCTCGCGAGCCGCTACCCGCACGAGCTCAGCGGCGGCCAGAGGCAGCGCATCGCGATCGCGCGGGCGCTCGCGATCAACCCGCCGTTCATCATCTGCGACGAGCCCGTGTCCGCACTCGACGTGTCCGTCCAGGCGCAGGTGCTCAACCTGTTGGAGGAACTGCAGGACAAGCTCGGCCTCACCTATCTGTTCATCGCGCACGACCTTTCCGTCGTACGGCACATCGCCGACCGCGTCGCGATCATGTACCTCGGTCATCTGGTCGAGATCGCCGACCGCGACGAGGTCTTCCGCGAGCCGCTGCACCCGTACACGAAGGCGCTGATGTCTGCCGCGCTGATCCCGGACCCAATCCAGGAGGAACAGCGGCAGCGGATCATCCTCACCGGCGAGATACCGAGCCCCGCCAACAAGCCGAAGGGGTGCGTGTTCCACCAGCGCTGCCCGATCGCGATCGACGCGTGCAAGGAGCAGATGCCGCCCCTCCGCGAGGCCAAACCCGGCCGCTTCGTCGCCTGCATCCGCGCCTGA
- a CDS encoding CaiB/BaiF CoA transferase family protein, whose amino-acid sequence MPETDYSGPLEGIRVLDLTRVLSGPYCALLLGELGAEVIKIEKPGRGDHARRPRGGPGDTGLRFLAWNMYRKSLTLDIWQPEGNAIFKKLVEQSDVVLENFRPNVMGKAGLDFETLRSINEGIVLASITGFGQNTSLSQRTAHASVITAFTGVQHMNRFEGGPPTPTPGASPDIAAGTHAAIGIMAALLGRQTTGKGRHVDISMVDCMVGQVAFDVMYVLMTGIAPRERELRAGDGHSTGEAGPAFHECYEAKDGWFYLQADLPAHWQRLANEIGEPHLVDDPRFATEGARSDHKDELDAIFSKWLKQHTKEEAFRILGDAGVPCSPAYSTIEVANHPYLRERNVLHEIDDPRLGKMTVLTPRLRFVGEEQRPPTYAPLLGEHNAEILGDLLGYDEAGMEALKDQGVI is encoded by the coding sequence ATGCCGGAAACCGACTACAGCGGACCCCTCGAAGGCATCCGCGTCCTCGATCTGACCAGGGTCCTCTCCGGGCCCTACTGCGCCCTCCTCCTCGGAGAGCTCGGCGCCGAGGTCATCAAGATCGAGAAGCCCGGACGAGGCGACCACGCCAGGCGCCCAAGGGGCGGGCCGGGGGACACCGGGCTGAGGTTCCTCGCCTGGAACATGTACCGCAAGAGCCTCACCCTCGACATCTGGCAGCCCGAGGGCAACGCCATCTTCAAGAAGCTGGTCGAGCAGTCCGACGTCGTGCTGGAGAACTTCCGACCGAACGTCATGGGCAAGGCCGGCCTCGACTTCGAGACGCTCAGAAGCATCAACGAAGGCATCGTCCTCGCCTCGATCACCGGGTTCGGCCAGAACACCAGCCTCTCCCAACGCACCGCGCACGCGTCGGTCATCACCGCGTTCACCGGCGTGCAGCACATGAACCGGTTCGAGGGCGGCCCGCCCACCCCGACCCCCGGCGCCTCGCCCGACATCGCCGCCGGGACGCACGCTGCGATCGGGATCATGGCCGCGCTCCTCGGACGCCAGACCACCGGCAAGGGCAGGCACGTCGACATCAGCATGGTCGACTGCATGGTCGGCCAGGTCGCGTTCGACGTGATGTACGTCCTCATGACCGGCATTGCCCCACGCGAGCGCGAGCTGAGAGCCGGCGACGGGCACTCCACCGGCGAGGCCGGCCCGGCGTTCCACGAGTGCTACGAGGCCAAGGACGGCTGGTTCTACCTCCAGGCCGACCTCCCCGCGCACTGGCAACGTCTCGCCAACGAGATCGGAGAACCCCACCTCGTCGACGATCCACGATTCGCCACCGAGGGAGCCCGCAGCGACCACAAGGACGAGCTCGACGCGATCTTCTCGAAGTGGCTCAAGCAGCACACGAAGGAAGAGGCGTTCCGCATCCTCGGCGACGCGGGCGTCCCCTGCAGTCCGGCGTACAGCACGATCGAGGTCGCCAACCACCCCTACCTGCGCGAGCGCAACGTCCTGCACGAGATCGACGACCCGCGCCTGGGGAAGATGACCGTCCTCACTCCGCGCCTGCGCTTCGTCGGCGAGGAGCAGCGGCCACCGACGTACGCGCCGTTGCTGGGCGAGCACAACGCCGAGATCCTCGGCGACCTCCTCGGCTACGACGAGGCCGGCATGGAAGCCCTCAAAGATCAGGGCGTCATCTAA
- a CDS encoding ABC transporter ATP-binding protein — translation MLLEVKDLRTHFDSEGNDVKAVDGVSFDVERGETLSLVGESGSGKSVSGLSIMRLVPSPPGRILGGQVLFDGVDLLKLDAKHMRRIRGKEIAMIFQEPMTSLNPVLSIGRQLTEVLRLHQNATRTEARKRAIELLGQVQISDPEQRLSQYPHHLSGGMRQRVMFAMALACRPKLILADEPTTALDVTIQAQILELMSELSAQAGVAMIIITHNLGVVARYAQRVNVMYAGKIVEQATTKELFANPRHPYTLGLMRSVPRLDMERTAKLEPIQGSPPDLGDLPPGCAYHPRCPFVMDRCKTETPPLVQVGTGHLSACWAADRLGERAKEPVREAS, via the coding sequence ATGCTCCTTGAGGTCAAGGACCTGCGGACGCACTTCGACAGCGAAGGCAACGACGTCAAGGCCGTCGACGGCGTTTCGTTCGATGTCGAACGTGGTGAAACACTCAGCCTGGTTGGCGAAAGCGGCAGCGGTAAGAGCGTGAGCGGACTGTCGATCATGCGACTCGTCCCCTCCCCACCAGGAAGGATCCTGGGCGGCCAGGTCCTGTTCGACGGCGTCGACCTGCTCAAGCTGGACGCCAAGCACATGCGCCGCATCCGCGGCAAGGAGATCGCGATGATCTTCCAGGAGCCGATGACCTCGCTCAACCCGGTGCTGTCCATCGGCCGACAGCTCACCGAGGTCCTCCGGCTCCACCAGAACGCGACCCGCACCGAAGCACGCAAGAGAGCAATAGAGCTCCTCGGCCAGGTACAGATCTCCGATCCCGAGCAACGCCTCAGCCAGTACCCCCACCACCTCAGCGGCGGCATGCGGCAACGCGTGATGTTCGCGATGGCGTTGGCCTGCCGCCCGAAGCTGATCCTCGCCGACGAGCCGACCACCGCGCTCGACGTCACGATCCAGGCGCAGATCCTCGAGCTGATGAGCGAGCTCAGCGCCCAGGCGGGCGTCGCGATGATCATCATCACGCACAACCTCGGCGTCGTCGCGCGGTACGCCCAGCGAGTGAACGTCATGTACGCCGGCAAGATCGTCGAGCAAGCCACGACCAAGGAGCTGTTCGCGAACCCGCGCCACCCGTACACGCTCGGACTGATGCGCTCCGTCCCCCGGCTCGACATGGAACGAACGGCGAAGCTCGAGCCGATCCAAGGCAGCCCACCCGACCTCGGCGATCTGCCGCCGGGCTGCGCCTACCACCCGCGCTGCCCGTTCGTCATGGACCGCTGCAAGACCGAGACGCCACCCTTGGTCCAAGTGGGAACAGGCCACCTGTCCGCTTGCTGGGCCGCCGACCGGCTGGGCGAGCGCGCCAAAGAGCCAGTACGGGAGGCATCGTGA
- a CDS encoding GntR family transcriptional regulator codes for MSSTDAMEHPGPPMSKTAYVLDRMRGEIASGAIIPGESLKQTDLAARYGVSPTPVREALRLLQAEGTISYSPHRGATVAGMSAERVRDLYLLRATMESLATRLAVERLADDSGTLELVQKLHRELSRGRTKLSGGELAQLNKTLHFAIYSSGSTIVAEHINSLWRLIPPTVTMWDQPRITKVLVAQHAKIIEAFASRDAAAAADLMSDHVMTAARFREQQLTH; via the coding sequence ATGAGCTCGACCGACGCGATGGAGCATCCCGGTCCGCCCATGAGCAAGACCGCGTACGTGCTGGACCGCATGCGCGGCGAGATCGCCAGCGGGGCGATCATTCCTGGTGAGTCTTTGAAGCAGACCGACCTGGCGGCTCGTTACGGCGTGAGCCCCACGCCCGTTCGCGAGGCTTTGCGGCTGTTGCAGGCCGAGGGCACGATCAGCTACTCGCCGCACCGTGGCGCGACCGTCGCGGGAATGTCCGCGGAACGGGTGCGCGATCTGTACCTGCTGCGCGCCACGATGGAGTCGTTGGCTACACGGCTCGCGGTCGAGCGCTTGGCAGACGACAGCGGAACTTTGGAGCTCGTCCAGAAGCTGCACCGCGAGCTTTCGCGGGGGCGGACGAAGCTCTCCGGTGGTGAGCTGGCGCAGCTGAACAAGACGCTGCATTTCGCCATCTATTCCAGCGGATCGACCATCGTCGCCGAGCACATCAACTCCCTCTGGCGGTTGATTCCGCCGACCGTGACGATGTGGGACCAGCCGCGGATCACCAAGGTCCTGGTGGCCCAGCACGCCAAGATCATCGAAGCCTTCGCCTCCCGCGACGCTGCCGCCGCGGCCGACCTGATGTCGGACCACGTCATGACGGCGGCGCGCTTCCGCGAACAACAGCTGACCCACTGA
- a CDS encoding dienelactone hydrolase family protein: protein MGRSTDEYEGMIAETIAVPGHGGDLINAYLARPTGPGPFPAMVLFHHRPGWDEWYKEATRRFAHHGYVTISPDLFFRFGHGSPDDVAARARAEGDVSDAQVIGDGLASVAYLRALPNTTGKVGVFGTCSGGRHAYLTACSGNVDAAIDCWGGRVVMAPEDLNDKYPVAPIDLTKDLSCPLLGLFGEEDHSPTLDQVAQHEAELKKQGKTYEFHRYPGAGHGFFYYDKPAAYRAEAAVDGWAKIWDFLHTNLAG from the coding sequence ATGGGTCGTTCCACCGACGAGTACGAAGGCATGATCGCCGAGACGATCGCGGTCCCGGGACACGGCGGCGACCTGATCAACGCCTATCTCGCCAGACCCACCGGACCCGGACCGTTCCCCGCGATGGTGCTCTTCCACCACCGCCCCGGCTGGGACGAGTGGTACAAGGAGGCGACCCGCCGGTTCGCCCACCACGGGTACGTCACGATCTCTCCCGACCTGTTCTTCCGCTTCGGCCACGGCAGCCCGGACGATGTCGCCGCCCGCGCCCGCGCCGAGGGCGACGTCTCCGACGCACAGGTGATCGGCGACGGGCTCGCCAGCGTCGCGTACCTCCGCGCGCTGCCCAACACCACCGGCAAGGTCGGCGTCTTCGGAACGTGTTCCGGCGGGCGGCACGCGTACCTCACCGCCTGCAGCGGGAACGTCGACGCCGCCATCGACTGCTGGGGCGGGCGCGTCGTGATGGCGCCGGAGGACCTGAACGACAAGTACCCAGTCGCCCCGATCGACCTGACCAAGGACCTGAGCTGCCCGCTGCTCGGGCTGTTCGGCGAAGAGGACCACTCCCCCACGCTCGACCAGGTCGCCCAGCACGAGGCCGAGCTGAAGAAGCAGGGCAAGACCTACGAGTTCCACCGCTACCCGGGCGCCGGCCACGGCTTCTTCTACTACGACAAGCCGGCCGCCTACCGCGCCGAGGCCGCGGTCGACGGGTGGGCGAAGATCTGGGACTTCCTCCACACCAACCTCGCCGGCTAA